A genomic region of Prevotella scopos JCM 17725 contains the following coding sequences:
- a CDS encoding peptidase U32 family protein, whose protein sequence is MYSSTPNTQHPTPNNIELLAPAKNLECGIAAIDHGADAVYIGASRFGARQSASNSMEDIGKLCEYAHRYGATVHVTINTIIYNDEFEETLALVRKLVKVGVDAFLLQDMGLMSKVREMVPDTVALHASTQCDTRTWEKAQWLSLQGFDRVVLARELSAEEIKDIHRKLPDLELEAFVHGALCVSYSGVCYVSQYSFGRSANRGACAQFCRLAFDLKDADGKTIEHQRHLLSLKDMSQIDNLETLMRSGACAFKIEGRLKDINYVKNVVSAYSKRIDEIIRKNPGEFRRTSLGRVRYSFTPDLKKTFNRGYTNYFLKGRQADIFSPDTPKALGEFVGRIKEIRRDSFNVSSTANFANGDGLCFLSRDPESQSARLEGFRVNRAVGNRLYPFKMPRGLKAGMSLYRNQDQAFDKELSGKTAERKIQIKMWFGANPETSPTLSEGGEDHGLIWARAEVIGAKLISYEQTSDQHPVSNSTSHETTSNEHPVRCSSSLEGLGEIALTLQLAQKPQHDNIIRQLTKLGNTVYECADVEIVDGADKYFIPSSILAELRRLVIENLDKEVMSMQRMTIHRKSKKNSSEPKLQFSMVNPSQYQQLPYLYNISNDAARKFYEQQGLTKAAPAFEIQYPNGVANGADATSKSFSIKGDKEAVSHLLMQCRHCIRYSLGYCVKRGGKKPTWREPLFLELPDKRRFRLEFDCKNCQMNVCNVT, encoded by the coding sequence ATGTATTCATCAACACCCAACACCCAACACCCAACACCCAACAATATCGAGCTTCTCGCCCCAGCCAAGAACCTAGAGTGTGGCATAGCTGCAATTGACCATGGTGCTGACGCTGTTTACATCGGTGCTTCACGCTTTGGCGCTCGTCAGTCAGCAAGCAATAGTATGGAGGATATTGGTAAGTTGTGCGAATATGCTCATCGCTATGGTGCAACGGTCCACGTGACAATCAATACGATTATCTATAACGACGAGTTTGAGGAAACACTTGCTTTGGTACGCAAACTGGTGAAGGTGGGTGTAGATGCTTTCCTCCTGCAAGACATGGGATTGATGAGTAAGGTGAGGGAGATGGTCCCCGACACGGTAGCCCTCCACGCCAGCACGCAGTGTGACACACGTACGTGGGAGAAAGCACAGTGGCTGAGCCTGCAGGGTTTTGACCGCGTTGTACTGGCTCGCGAACTATCTGCTGAAGAGATTAAGGATATTCACAGGAAGTTACCTGACCTTGAGTTAGAGGCTTTCGTGCATGGAGCGTTATGTGTGAGTTATAGCGGTGTCTGCTATGTCTCACAATATAGTTTCGGTCGTTCTGCCAATCGTGGAGCCTGTGCACAGTTTTGTCGATTAGCATTCGACTTAAAAGACGCAGATGGGAAAACTATCGAACATCAGCGTCATCTTCTCTCATTGAAGGATATGAGTCAAATAGATAATCTTGAGACGCTGATGCGTTCTGGCGCTTGTGCCTTTAAGATTGAAGGACGACTGAAAGACATCAACTATGTGAAGAATGTTGTTTCAGCATATAGTAAGCGTATTGATGAGATTATCCGCAAGAACCCTGGCGAGTTCCGTCGTACCTCATTAGGACGTGTCCGCTATTCGTTTACACCTGATTTGAAGAAGACTTTCAATCGTGGATATACTAATTATTTTCTCAAAGGAAGACAAGCCGACATCTTCTCACCCGATACGCCAAAGGCTCTCGGTGAGTTTGTGGGTCGCATAAAGGAGATCAGACGTGATAGTTTTAACGTGTCCAGCACAGCAAACTTTGCCAATGGTGACGGACTATGTTTCCTTTCACGTGATCCAGAAAGTCAGTCTGCACGCTTGGAGGGTTTCCGTGTGAATCGTGCTGTTGGTAATCGTCTATACCCTTTCAAGATGCCTCGAGGCTTAAAGGCTGGTATGAGCCTATACCGCAACCAGGATCAAGCATTCGACAAGGAGTTGAGTGGAAAGACCGCTGAACGTAAGATTCAGATAAAGATGTGGTTTGGAGCTAACCCTGAGACCTCCCCCACCCTCTCCGAAGGAGGGGAAGATCATGGGCTGATATGGGCAAGAGCTGAGGTGATTGGGGCTAAACTTATATCATACGAACAAACATCTGACCAGCATCCTGTTTCAAATTCAACTTCTCACGAAACGACCTCCAACGAGCATCCCGTTAGATGCTCCTCTTCTTTGGAGGGACTGGGGGAGATAGCCCTTACCCTCCAACTTGCACAGAAACCACAACATGATAATATCATTCGTCAGCTGACAAAACTGGGTAATACCGTTTATGAGTGTGCAGATGTTGAGATTGTTGATGGGGCGGATAAATACTTCATTCCAAGTAGCATTTTGGCAGAACTTCGTCGTTTGGTGATAGAAAATCTTGACAAAGAAGTAATGAGTATGCAGCGTATGACCATTCATAGAAAGTCGAAAAAGAATTCCTCAGAACCTAAGCTGCAATTCTCCATGGTAAATCCATCTCAGTACCAGCAATTACCTTATCTTTATAATATCTCTAATGATGCAGCCCGCAAGTTCTATGAACAGCAAGGACTAACCAAGGCCGCCCCCGCCTTTGAGATTCAATATCCTAATGGTGTTGCCAATGGTGCGGATGCAACATCTAAGTCATTCTCAATTAAGGGGGACAAAGAAGCTGTTTCTCACCTATTGATGCAGTGCCGTCATTGCATTCGTTATTCACTCGGATACTGTGTCAAGCGTGGTGGGAAAAAGCCTACTTGGCGTGAACCTCTCTTCCTCGAGCTACCTGACAAACGTCGTTTTCGTTTAGAATTCGATTGTAAGAATTGTCAGATGAACGTGTGTAATGTTACTTAA
- a CDS encoding SusC/RagA family TonB-linked outer membrane protein, translated as MRKEMQKSNLVLRIWAVLALMLMLSIVSTVSAQTQDVDKMVVTLSMKQTELKTFLDEVSKQTGLQFDVTPELLSQAEKINIDAQAQPVRAVLGQVFNKIGFSYSIDGNSVKLVRKPTQEKRKGVYGQVTDKDGLPLPGVTIRMKGFNGGYITNLDGQYEINTDLPEVTLTFNYIGYKPLEKKVKNGTAGNFTMQEDVGELGEVVVTGFATKNRNSFTGSQVSIKKDELLSVGTKNVLTSLANFVPGLSVLEDNLGGSDPNKIADINIRGRATFSGQANLPVFVVDGSQVKVDYVNDMDMNDIESITVLKDASASALYGAKASAGVIVITTKALKGGKLRFNYNGTLRLSTPDLSDYKLLSASQKLEYERLAGLYTATDLAEQYALQNKYAYYYNQIQDGVTTDWIKKPLRNALSSQHSVSIDGGDEHARYNLGVRYGDEEGVMKGSSRERLSTNFKLSYNLSGKFFISNTATISSVKSTQSPYGDFSDWVKQNPYEYPYDEYGALKPKLNYDLSNPLYEASLGSFNRGNTLDVLNTTTLQLWLGEKFRIDGDFSIQKTKYEGRNFVSPFSADQIKNVADVSRRGQLTETFTSTTTYQGKLMVSYNNYIFSKLFLTTMAGATIESNSVDGSRYGSVGYYSDNVAHPLLAGNYPTGKPGGVDSKYNGAGFFVNLNTIWDNRYFLDVIYRYEGSSKFGKNSRFAPFWSVGTGWNIHNEKFLKGSPFQLLKLRASLGYLGNISFEPYQALTMYTSLAGLNYIKGIGAVPMGIGNKNLKWERTLSANLGLDLTMFKGRWDFSADVYVKNTDNLLLDITKAPSLGITTSRENVGEVENRGFEFQTRVIPIKNKDWEWSLSLNYAYNKNKIKKISNALREQNEKNQAKGGVTPLPIYEEGQSLTALKVVSSAGIDPITGNEVFIKRDGSLTFVYDPNDKIVYGDTTPFGMGSLGSYLTYKQFSMGMSMRYSFGGAVYNQTLASKVEGADPRYNADERVFSSRWKEVGQQAKYKRISDSSVPMQTSRFVETNNYITLSSLSLAYEVPLTFIKRYGLKRLHLEMLANDLFYLSSVKRERGLSYPYERSVEFSVRLGF; from the coding sequence ATGAGAAAAGAAATGCAGAAAAGTAATCTTGTATTACGAATTTGGGCAGTACTAGCTCTGATGTTAATGCTTAGTATAGTGTCAACCGTATCAGCACAAACACAAGATGTTGATAAAATGGTGGTGACGCTGTCTATGAAGCAAACAGAATTGAAGACCTTTTTAGATGAGGTGTCAAAACAAACAGGATTACAATTTGATGTGACTCCCGAGCTACTATCTCAAGCGGAGAAAATTAACATTGACGCACAAGCGCAGCCTGTTCGTGCCGTGTTAGGACAAGTCTTTAATAAGATAGGTTTTAGCTATAGTATTGATGGCAACAGCGTGAAACTTGTTCGTAAACCAACACAGGAGAAACGGAAGGGAGTATATGGACAGGTAACCGATAAAGACGGTTTGCCTCTACCTGGTGTAACTATCCGAATGAAAGGCTTTAATGGCGGTTATATTACGAACCTGGACGGTCAGTATGAAATTAATACCGACCTGCCTGAGGTTACGCTTACCTTTAATTATATCGGATATAAACCTTTAGAGAAAAAGGTAAAGAATGGTACGGCTGGCAACTTCACGATGCAGGAAGACGTTGGTGAGTTGGGAGAAGTTGTCGTAACAGGTTTTGCTACAAAGAATAGAAACAGCTTTACGGGTTCGCAGGTATCTATAAAGAAAGACGAGTTGTTGTCTGTCGGTACAAAGAATGTACTTACGAGTTTGGCTAACTTTGTGCCGGGTCTTAGCGTGTTAGAGGATAACCTTGGCGGTTCTGACCCAAATAAGATTGCTGATATCAATATTCGTGGACGTGCTACTTTCTCAGGTCAAGCAAACTTGCCTGTATTCGTTGTTGACGGTTCGCAGGTAAAAGTCGATTATGTCAATGATATGGATATGAACGATATCGAGTCCATCACCGTACTCAAAGATGCATCGGCATCGGCACTCTATGGTGCGAAGGCTTCTGCAGGTGTTATCGTTATCACAACGAAGGCACTCAAGGGTGGTAAGTTGCGTTTTAATTATAACGGAACATTACGTTTGTCAACTCCTGATTTGAGTGATTATAAATTGCTTTCAGCATCACAAAAGCTTGAGTACGAGCGTTTGGCAGGTCTTTACACAGCGACCGATTTAGCGGAACAATATGCGCTACAAAACAAGTACGCATACTATTACAACCAGATTCAGGATGGCGTAACAACCGACTGGATTAAGAAGCCTTTGCGTAATGCCCTTTCTTCACAGCATAGTGTAAGTATCGATGGTGGCGATGAGCACGCGCGATACAACTTAGGTGTGCGTTATGGAGATGAAGAAGGTGTAATGAAGGGTTCAAGTCGTGAGCGTTTGTCAACAAACTTCAAACTCTCGTATAACCTTTCTGGTAAGTTCTTTATCAGCAATACGGCTACCATCTCATCTGTAAAATCAACTCAGTCGCCCTATGGAGACTTCTCTGATTGGGTGAAGCAAAATCCTTATGAATATCCATACGATGAGTATGGAGCACTGAAACCAAAGTTGAACTATGACCTCTCTAATCCTCTGTATGAGGCATCGTTAGGTAGTTTCAACAGAGGAAACACGCTTGACGTATTAAACACAACAACCCTTCAGTTGTGGTTGGGCGAGAAGTTCAGAATTGATGGAGACTTCTCAATACAGAAGACGAAATATGAGGGACGTAACTTTGTGTCACCATTCTCGGCAGATCAGATTAAGAACGTAGCCGATGTGTCACGCAGAGGACAACTGACAGAGACTTTCACCAGTACAACAACCTATCAGGGTAAGTTGATGGTGTCATACAATAACTATATATTCAGTAAGCTGTTCCTTACGACGATGGCAGGTGCCACTATCGAGTCAAACTCTGTCGACGGTAGTAGGTATGGTTCTGTAGGCTATTATTCAGACAACGTAGCCCACCCATTGTTGGCAGGAAACTATCCAACAGGTAAACCAGGTGGTGTAGATAGTAAGTACAATGGTGCAGGTTTCTTCGTAAACCTTAACACAATATGGGATAACCGTTACTTCTTAGATGTGATTTATCGTTATGAGGGTTCGTCTAAGTTTGGTAAGAACTCTCGTTTCGCTCCTTTCTGGAGTGTCGGTACAGGATGGAATATTCATAATGAGAAGTTCCTGAAGGGCTCACCTTTCCAGTTGTTAAAGCTTCGTGCAAGTTTGGGTTATCTCGGAAACATCTCGTTTGAACCCTATCAGGCATTGACAATGTACACAAGTTTGGCAGGTCTTAACTATATAAAAGGTATTGGTGCCGTACCAATGGGTATTGGAAACAAGAATCTTAAATGGGAGAGAACACTCAGTGCCAACCTCGGTCTTGACCTCACAATGTTCAAGGGACGTTGGGACTTCTCGGCAGATGTTTATGTAAAGAATACTGATAACTTGCTGCTTGATATTACGAAGGCTCCATCATTGGGTATTACCACGTCACGTGAGAATGTCGGCGAGGTAGAGAATCGTGGGTTCGAGTTCCAGACACGTGTCATTCCAATCAAGAATAAGGATTGGGAGTGGTCGTTGAGCCTTAACTATGCTTACAACAAGAATAAGATTAAGAAGATTAGTAACGCTCTTCGCGAACAAAACGAGAAGAACCAAGCAAAGGGCGGTGTGACACCATTGCCTATCTATGAGGAAGGTCAGTCGTTGACAGCATTGAAGGTAGTATCTTCTGCAGGTATCGACCCTATCACGGGTAATGAGGTCTTCATTAAGCGTGATGGTAGTCTTACGTTCGTTTACGACCCTAATGACAAGATCGTATATGGCGATACCACACCATTCGGTATGGGCTCATTAGGTTCTTACCTTACCTATAAGCAGTTCTCAATGGGAATGTCTATGCGTTATTCTTTCGGCGGAGCTGTCTATAACCAGACGTTAGCAAGTAAAGTGGAGGGTGCCGACCCACGCTATAATGCTGACGAACGCGTATTTAGCAGCAGATGGAAGGAAGTAGGTCAGCAGGCAAAGTACAAGCGTATTAGCGATTCCAGCGTACCTATGCAGACATCACGATTTGTTGAGACAAATAATTATATCACACTAAGCAGTCTCTCGTTGGCATACGAAGTGCCATTGACGTTTATCAAGCGATATGGTTTGAAGCGTTTACACTTGGAGATGTTGGCTAACGACCTCTTCTATCTCTCCTCTGTAAAACGTGAGCGCGGATTAAGTTATCCTTATGAGCGAAGCGTAGAGTTTTCAGTAAGACTTGGTTTTTAG
- a CDS encoding RagB/SusD family nutrient uptake outer membrane protein, protein MKRISYYTKLLVGAVMMLSVVSCNDFINVQPSGQEDEEQQFSSIRGFRNAMYGVYGSMATSDLYGGNLSFGFVDQLGQIFGYDNSSETSYFVGQYDYMRSDVRSIVDAIWTKQYQAISYVNNIIDQTEKAKFDHAELSLMRGECYGLRAFMHFDLVRLFAEDYGQSNASTRGIPYATTFDLNNKTILTLHKTYEAILSDLDKAEELLKNDDVVNVETTATNDYLKGRAVFFNKYAVAATKARVYYAMGDVTNAAKYAKQVIDATNNFSLKKYSSLSDVKRFPAAGELIFGLYNNTLSSTISTLFLSQTARGTFTEGRRDLESLYETSAFSATSTDLRYTSYYRQNTTPDGLKTYSFVRFLESDAQVNSNPLQGLTLIRLPEMYYILSECTYDSNKAEAVRLLNEVRKSRGLEDVDSAKVATKEAFNKEMLRERMREMPGEGQTFYALKHYNKAFTDFRGITTRQPSNSIFVLPWPEKEKEFGGQ, encoded by the coding sequence ATGAAGAGAATATCATATTATACAAAACTATTGGTAGGTGCTGTCATGATGCTATCTGTAGTATCGTGTAACGACTTTATAAATGTTCAACCATCTGGGCAGGAGGATGAAGAACAACAGTTCTCATCTATCCGTGGTTTCCGTAATGCTATGTATGGTGTTTATGGCAGTATGGCAACATCAGACTTATATGGTGGCAACTTAAGCTTTGGCTTTGTTGACCAGTTAGGACAAATCTTTGGTTACGATAACTCATCAGAGACAAGCTACTTCGTAGGTCAATACGATTATATGCGAAGTGATGTGCGATCTATTGTTGACGCCATTTGGACAAAGCAATATCAAGCAATCTCATACGTCAATAATATAATTGACCAAACAGAGAAGGCTAAGTTTGACCATGCGGAGCTGTCTTTGATGCGTGGTGAGTGCTATGGCTTACGTGCCTTTATGCACTTTGACCTCGTTCGTCTTTTTGCTGAAGACTATGGTCAAAGCAATGCGTCAACACGTGGTATTCCCTACGCAACGACTTTCGACCTCAACAATAAGACGATATTGACTTTGCATAAAACGTATGAGGCGATATTGTCGGATTTGGATAAAGCTGAAGAACTTTTGAAGAACGATGATGTCGTAAACGTTGAGACAACAGCTACTAATGACTATCTGAAAGGACGTGCTGTGTTCTTTAATAAGTATGCTGTGGCTGCTACAAAGGCAAGAGTCTATTATGCTATGGGTGACGTAACAAATGCTGCTAAGTATGCTAAGCAGGTGATTGACGCAACAAATAACTTCTCATTGAAGAAATATAGCTCTTTGAGCGATGTTAAGCGTTTCCCTGCAGCAGGAGAGTTGATTTTTGGCTTGTATAACAATACGCTTTCAAGCACTATCTCTACGCTTTTCTTATCACAGACAGCACGCGGTACATTCACTGAAGGCCGCAGAGACCTTGAGAGTCTGTATGAGACATCAGCTTTCTCGGCTACAAGTACAGACTTGCGCTACACAAGTTATTACAGACAGAATACTACACCAGATGGGTTGAAGACCTATTCTTTTGTAAGATTCTTAGAAAGTGATGCACAGGTGAATAGCAATCCTTTACAAGGCTTGACACTTATCCGTTTGCCAGAGATGTACTATATCTTAAGCGAATGTACCTATGATAGTAATAAGGCAGAGGCTGTTAGATTACTCAATGAAGTGAGAAAAAGCCGTGGATTAGAGGATGTTGATAGTGCAAAGGTAGCAACAAAAGAGGCTTTCAATAAGGAAATGTTGCGTGAGCGTATGCGTGAGATGCCTGGAGAAGGACAAACCTTCTATGCGTTGAAGCATTACAACAAAGCATTTACTGACTTTAGAGGTATCACCACACGTCAGCCATCTAATTCCATCTTTGTCTTGCCTTGGCCAGAAAAGGAGAAAGAGTTTGGAGGACAGTAA